Proteins encoded by one window of Camelus dromedarius isolate mCamDro1 chromosome 27, mCamDro1.pat, whole genome shotgun sequence:
- the IL12RB1 gene encoding interleukin-12 receptor subunit beta-1 isoform X1, which produces MDPMGQQVARLIPLLFLLLPRQGAEACSTSGCCFQDPPYPDADSGFSPGSASGPRDLTCYRTFSSAGYECSWEYEGPTTGVSHFLRCCLRPGRCCYFAAGSATKLQFSDQDGISVLYAVTLWVESRAANRTEKSPKVTLKLYSSVKYDPPLGDIKVSKSAGQLRMEWETPARQDGAEVQFRHRTPGSPWKLGDCGHQDDTGFESCLCPLEMDAVQEFQLRRRLGPGIPGGPWSSWSSPVCIPPETPPQAEVSFSVEQLRPDGRRQVTLHEQLPQLDLPEGCLGPDSGVEVTYHVHLHMLSCPCKAKATRILRLRKKLILSGAAYDLAVVARNRFGFSPNQTWHIPAYTHSEPGALNISDGANGTTMHWPARAQGMTYCIEWQPQGQDKSLVTCTLTAPQDGDPAGMATHSWSQTSGAMGQKVCYRITIFASAHPEKPTSWSTVLSTYHFGGNASGAGSPQHVLVKKLSQDSVSVGWTPSLLSTCPGVLTGYVVRYQDEDSSQVSELLVKPTETQVTLQGLRAGAAYTAQVRADTVRWQGVWSQPQRFSIEVQVSEFPDLSILLASLGSFVSILLLGVFGYLGLNRVIRHLCPPLPTPCASTAVEFSGSQGKQVWQWISLADFPEEVSPQEALVVNMSWDKGEGADLNIPEPLKEKTELPLGAPELDLDLELPLEDRRQVQRCPKAGALGPGQQDGLEGSPAQVAGLSLLLRDLRQTPRFGSQGETERRSYREED; this is translated from the exons ATGGACCCAATGGGGCAACAAGTAGCCAGACTGAtccccctccttttcctcctgctccccaggCAGGGTG CTGAAGCTTGCAGTACCAGTGGGTGCTGTTTTCAGGATCCGCCATATCCAGATGCAGACTCAG GATTTTCTCCAGGCTCAGCTTCAGGCCCCAGGGACCTGACCTGCTACCGGACATTCAGCAGCGCTGGTTATGAATGCTCCTGGGAGTATGAGGGCCCCACAACTGGGGTCAGCCATTTCCTGAGGTGCTG CCTTAGGCCTGGGCGCTGTTGCTACTTTGCCGCAGGCTCGGCCACCAAGCTGCAGTTCTCTGACCAGGATGGCATATCTGTTCTCTATGCTGTCACGCTCTGGGTGGAATCCCGGGCCGCCAACCGGACGGAGAAGTCCCCCAAGGTTACCCTGAAGCTCTACAGCTCAG TTAAATACGACCCTCCCCTAGGAGACATCAAGGTGTCCAAGTCAGCAGGGCAGCTGCGCATGGAGTGGGAGACCCCAGCCCGTCAGGATGGTGCCGAGGTGCAGTTCCGGCACCGAACACCTGGCAGCCCATGGAAGTTG GGTGACTGTGGACATCAGGATGACACTGGCTTCG AGTCATGCCTCTGCCCCCTGGAGATGGACGCAGTGCAGGAATTTCAGCTGCGGAGGCGGCTGGGGCCAGGGATCCCAGGAGGTCCCTGGAGCAGCTGGAGCAGCCCCGTGTGCATCCCCCCTG AAACCCCTCCACAGGCTGAGGTGAGTTTCTCAGTGGAGCAGCTTCGCCCAGATGGGAGAAGGCAGGTGACCTTGCATGAGCAG CTGCCCCAGCTTGATCTTCCAGAAGGCTGCCTCGGGCCCGACTCTGGTGTGGAGGTGACCTACCATGTCCACCTGCACATGCTGTCCTGCCCATGTAAGGCCAAGGCTACGAGGATTCTGCGCCTGAGGAAAAAGCTCATCCTCTCGGGCGCTGCCTATGACCTGGCTGTCGTTGCCCGGAATCGCTTTGGCTTCAGCCCCAACCAGACATGGCACATTCCTGCCTACACCCACTCAG AACCAGGGGCTCTGAATATCAGTGATGGAGCCAATGGGACCACCATGCATTGGCCAGCCCGGGCCCAGGGCATGACGTACTGCATTGAGTGGCAGCCCCAGGGCCAGGACAAGAGCCTTGTCACCTGCACCTTGACGGCACCTCAGGACGGGGACCCTGCTGGAATGG CAACTCACAGTTGGAGCCAAACATCTGGGGCCATGGGGCAGAAGGTGTGTTACCGCATCACCATCTTTGCCTCTGCACACCCAGAGAAGCCCACCTCGTGGTCTACAGTCTTGTCCACCTACCACTTTGGGGGTAATG CCTCAGGGGCCGGGAGCCCACAGCATGTATTGGTGAAGAAACTCAGCCAGGATTCAGTGTCTGTGGGCTGGACGCCATCTCTGCTGAGCACCTGCCCTGGCGTCCTGACGGGGTACGTTGTGCGCTACCAGGATGAAGACAGCAGCCAAGTATCTG AGCTGCTGGTTAAACCCACAGAGACTCAAGTCACCCTCCAAGGCCTGCGGGCTGGTGCGGCCTACACGGCGCAGGTTCGAGCAGACACAGTGAGGTGGCAGGGCGTCTGGAGCCAGCCACAGCGCTTCAGCATCG AAGTCCAGGTTTCTGAGTTTCCTGACTTGTCCATCCTCCTTGCATCTTTGGGGAGCTTCGTGAGCATCCTTCTTCTGGGAGTCTTTGGGTACCTCGGCTTGAACAG GGTGATAAGGCACCTgtgcccacccctgcccacaccttgtGCCAGCACCGCTGTTGAGTTCTCTGGCAGCCAGGGGAAGCAG gTTTGGCAGTGGATTAGCCTGGCAGACTTTCCGGAGGAGGTGTCCCCTCAAGAGGCCCTGGTGGTGAACATGTCCTGGGACAAAGGTGAAGGGGCTGACCTGAACATACCCGAGCCTCTCAAGGAGAAGACAGAGCTGCCTCTGGGTGCCCCTGAGCTGGACCTGGACCTGGAGCTGCCCTTGGAGGACAGGAGACAAGTGCAAAGATGCCCCAAGGCTGGGGCTCTGGGGCCTGGCCAGCAGGATGGTCTGGAGGGCAGCCCTGCCCAGGTGGCTGGACTCTCACTGCTCCTGAGAGACCTAAGGCAGACCCCCAGGTTTGGTTCCCaaggagaaacagagaggagGTCTTACAGAGAGGAAGACTGA
- the IL12RB1 gene encoding interleukin-12 receptor subunit beta-1 isoform X2 → MDPMGQQVARLIPLLFLLLPRQGAEACSTSGCCFQDPPYPDADSGFSPGSASGPRDLTCYRTFSSAGYECSWEYEGPTTGVSHFLRCCLRPGRCCYFAAGSATKLQFSDQDGISVLYAVTLWVESRAANRTEKSPKVTLKLYSSVKYDPPLGDIKVSKSAGQLRMEWETPARQDGAEVQFRHRTPGSPWKLGDCGHQDDTGFESCLCPLEMDAVQEFQLRRRLGPGIPGGPWSSWSSPVCIPPETPPQAEVSFSVEQLRPDGRRQVTLHEQLPQLDLPEGCLGPDSGVEVTYHVHLHMLSCPCKAKATRILRLRKKLILSGAAYDLAVVARNRFGFSPNQTWHIPAYTHSEPGALNISDGANGTTMHWPARAQGMTYCIEWQPQGQDKSLVTCTLTAPQDGDPAGMATHSWSQTSGAMGQKVCYRITIFASAHPEKPTSWSTVLSTYHFGGNASGAGSPQHVLVKKLSQDSVSVGWTPSLLSTCPGVLTGYVVRYQDEDSSQVSETQVTLQGLRAGAAYTAQVRADTVRWQGVWSQPQRFSIEVQVSEFPDLSILLASLGSFVSILLLGVFGYLGLNRVIRHLCPPLPTPCASTAVEFSGSQGKQVWQWISLADFPEEVSPQEALVVNMSWDKGEGADLNIPEPLKEKTELPLGAPELDLDLELPLEDRRQVQRCPKAGALGPGQQDGLEGSPAQVAGLSLLLRDLRQTPRFGSQGETERRSYREED, encoded by the exons ATGGACCCAATGGGGCAACAAGTAGCCAGACTGAtccccctccttttcctcctgctccccaggCAGGGTG CTGAAGCTTGCAGTACCAGTGGGTGCTGTTTTCAGGATCCGCCATATCCAGATGCAGACTCAG GATTTTCTCCAGGCTCAGCTTCAGGCCCCAGGGACCTGACCTGCTACCGGACATTCAGCAGCGCTGGTTATGAATGCTCCTGGGAGTATGAGGGCCCCACAACTGGGGTCAGCCATTTCCTGAGGTGCTG CCTTAGGCCTGGGCGCTGTTGCTACTTTGCCGCAGGCTCGGCCACCAAGCTGCAGTTCTCTGACCAGGATGGCATATCTGTTCTCTATGCTGTCACGCTCTGGGTGGAATCCCGGGCCGCCAACCGGACGGAGAAGTCCCCCAAGGTTACCCTGAAGCTCTACAGCTCAG TTAAATACGACCCTCCCCTAGGAGACATCAAGGTGTCCAAGTCAGCAGGGCAGCTGCGCATGGAGTGGGAGACCCCAGCCCGTCAGGATGGTGCCGAGGTGCAGTTCCGGCACCGAACACCTGGCAGCCCATGGAAGTTG GGTGACTGTGGACATCAGGATGACACTGGCTTCG AGTCATGCCTCTGCCCCCTGGAGATGGACGCAGTGCAGGAATTTCAGCTGCGGAGGCGGCTGGGGCCAGGGATCCCAGGAGGTCCCTGGAGCAGCTGGAGCAGCCCCGTGTGCATCCCCCCTG AAACCCCTCCACAGGCTGAGGTGAGTTTCTCAGTGGAGCAGCTTCGCCCAGATGGGAGAAGGCAGGTGACCTTGCATGAGCAG CTGCCCCAGCTTGATCTTCCAGAAGGCTGCCTCGGGCCCGACTCTGGTGTGGAGGTGACCTACCATGTCCACCTGCACATGCTGTCCTGCCCATGTAAGGCCAAGGCTACGAGGATTCTGCGCCTGAGGAAAAAGCTCATCCTCTCGGGCGCTGCCTATGACCTGGCTGTCGTTGCCCGGAATCGCTTTGGCTTCAGCCCCAACCAGACATGGCACATTCCTGCCTACACCCACTCAG AACCAGGGGCTCTGAATATCAGTGATGGAGCCAATGGGACCACCATGCATTGGCCAGCCCGGGCCCAGGGCATGACGTACTGCATTGAGTGGCAGCCCCAGGGCCAGGACAAGAGCCTTGTCACCTGCACCTTGACGGCACCTCAGGACGGGGACCCTGCTGGAATGG CAACTCACAGTTGGAGCCAAACATCTGGGGCCATGGGGCAGAAGGTGTGTTACCGCATCACCATCTTTGCCTCTGCACACCCAGAGAAGCCCACCTCGTGGTCTACAGTCTTGTCCACCTACCACTTTGGGGGTAATG CCTCAGGGGCCGGGAGCCCACAGCATGTATTGGTGAAGAAACTCAGCCAGGATTCAGTGTCTGTGGGCTGGACGCCATCTCTGCTGAGCACCTGCCCTGGCGTCCTGACGGGGTACGTTGTGCGCTACCAGGATGAAGACAGCAGCCAAGTATCTG AGACTCAAGTCACCCTCCAAGGCCTGCGGGCTGGTGCGGCCTACACGGCGCAGGTTCGAGCAGACACAGTGAGGTGGCAGGGCGTCTGGAGCCAGCCACAGCGCTTCAGCATCG AAGTCCAGGTTTCTGAGTTTCCTGACTTGTCCATCCTCCTTGCATCTTTGGGGAGCTTCGTGAGCATCCTTCTTCTGGGAGTCTTTGGGTACCTCGGCTTGAACAG GGTGATAAGGCACCTgtgcccacccctgcccacaccttgtGCCAGCACCGCTGTTGAGTTCTCTGGCAGCCAGGGGAAGCAG gTTTGGCAGTGGATTAGCCTGGCAGACTTTCCGGAGGAGGTGTCCCCTCAAGAGGCCCTGGTGGTGAACATGTCCTGGGACAAAGGTGAAGGGGCTGACCTGAACATACCCGAGCCTCTCAAGGAGAAGACAGAGCTGCCTCTGGGTGCCCCTGAGCTGGACCTGGACCTGGAGCTGCCCTTGGAGGACAGGAGACAAGTGCAAAGATGCCCCAAGGCTGGGGCTCTGGGGCCTGGCCAGCAGGATGGTCTGGAGGGCAGCCCTGCCCAGGTGGCTGGACTCTCACTGCTCCTGAGAGACCTAAGGCAGACCCCCAGGTTTGGTTCCCaaggagaaacagagaggagGTCTTACAGAGAGGAAGACTGA
- the IL12RB1 gene encoding interleukin-12 receptor subunit beta-1 isoform X3: MDPMGQQVARLIPLLFLLLPRQGAEACSTSGCCFQDPPYPDADSGFSPGSASGPRDLTCYRTFSSAGYECSWEYEGPTTGVSHFLRCCLRPGRCCYFAAGSATKLQFSDQDGISVLYAVTLWVESRAANRTEKSPKVTLKLYSSVKYDPPLGDIKVSKSAGQLRMEWETPARQDGAEVQFRHRTPGSPWKLGDCGHQDDTGFETPPQAEVSFSVEQLRPDGRRQVTLHEQLPQLDLPEGCLGPDSGVEVTYHVHLHMLSCPCKAKATRILRLRKKLILSGAAYDLAVVARNRFGFSPNQTWHIPAYTHSEPGALNISDGANGTTMHWPARAQGMTYCIEWQPQGQDKSLVTCTLTAPQDGDPAGMATHSWSQTSGAMGQKVCYRITIFASAHPEKPTSWSTVLSTYHFGGNASGAGSPQHVLVKKLSQDSVSVGWTPSLLSTCPGVLTGYVVRYQDEDSSQVSELLVKPTETQVTLQGLRAGAAYTAQVRADTVRWQGVWSQPQRFSIEVQVSEFPDLSILLASLGSFVSILLLGVFGYLGLNRVIRHLCPPLPTPCASTAVEFSGSQGKQVWQWISLADFPEEVSPQEALVVNMSWDKGEGADLNIPEPLKEKTELPLGAPELDLDLELPLEDRRQVQRCPKAGALGPGQQDGLEGSPAQVAGLSLLLRDLRQTPRFGSQGETERRSYREED; encoded by the exons ATGGACCCAATGGGGCAACAAGTAGCCAGACTGAtccccctccttttcctcctgctccccaggCAGGGTG CTGAAGCTTGCAGTACCAGTGGGTGCTGTTTTCAGGATCCGCCATATCCAGATGCAGACTCAG GATTTTCTCCAGGCTCAGCTTCAGGCCCCAGGGACCTGACCTGCTACCGGACATTCAGCAGCGCTGGTTATGAATGCTCCTGGGAGTATGAGGGCCCCACAACTGGGGTCAGCCATTTCCTGAGGTGCTG CCTTAGGCCTGGGCGCTGTTGCTACTTTGCCGCAGGCTCGGCCACCAAGCTGCAGTTCTCTGACCAGGATGGCATATCTGTTCTCTATGCTGTCACGCTCTGGGTGGAATCCCGGGCCGCCAACCGGACGGAGAAGTCCCCCAAGGTTACCCTGAAGCTCTACAGCTCAG TTAAATACGACCCTCCCCTAGGAGACATCAAGGTGTCCAAGTCAGCAGGGCAGCTGCGCATGGAGTGGGAGACCCCAGCCCGTCAGGATGGTGCCGAGGTGCAGTTCCGGCACCGAACACCTGGCAGCCCATGGAAGTTG GGTGACTGTGGACATCAGGATGACACTGGCTTCG AAACCCCTCCACAGGCTGAGGTGAGTTTCTCAGTGGAGCAGCTTCGCCCAGATGGGAGAAGGCAGGTGACCTTGCATGAGCAG CTGCCCCAGCTTGATCTTCCAGAAGGCTGCCTCGGGCCCGACTCTGGTGTGGAGGTGACCTACCATGTCCACCTGCACATGCTGTCCTGCCCATGTAAGGCCAAGGCTACGAGGATTCTGCGCCTGAGGAAAAAGCTCATCCTCTCGGGCGCTGCCTATGACCTGGCTGTCGTTGCCCGGAATCGCTTTGGCTTCAGCCCCAACCAGACATGGCACATTCCTGCCTACACCCACTCAG AACCAGGGGCTCTGAATATCAGTGATGGAGCCAATGGGACCACCATGCATTGGCCAGCCCGGGCCCAGGGCATGACGTACTGCATTGAGTGGCAGCCCCAGGGCCAGGACAAGAGCCTTGTCACCTGCACCTTGACGGCACCTCAGGACGGGGACCCTGCTGGAATGG CAACTCACAGTTGGAGCCAAACATCTGGGGCCATGGGGCAGAAGGTGTGTTACCGCATCACCATCTTTGCCTCTGCACACCCAGAGAAGCCCACCTCGTGGTCTACAGTCTTGTCCACCTACCACTTTGGGGGTAATG CCTCAGGGGCCGGGAGCCCACAGCATGTATTGGTGAAGAAACTCAGCCAGGATTCAGTGTCTGTGGGCTGGACGCCATCTCTGCTGAGCACCTGCCCTGGCGTCCTGACGGGGTACGTTGTGCGCTACCAGGATGAAGACAGCAGCCAAGTATCTG AGCTGCTGGTTAAACCCACAGAGACTCAAGTCACCCTCCAAGGCCTGCGGGCTGGTGCGGCCTACACGGCGCAGGTTCGAGCAGACACAGTGAGGTGGCAGGGCGTCTGGAGCCAGCCACAGCGCTTCAGCATCG AAGTCCAGGTTTCTGAGTTTCCTGACTTGTCCATCCTCCTTGCATCTTTGGGGAGCTTCGTGAGCATCCTTCTTCTGGGAGTCTTTGGGTACCTCGGCTTGAACAG GGTGATAAGGCACCTgtgcccacccctgcccacaccttgtGCCAGCACCGCTGTTGAGTTCTCTGGCAGCCAGGGGAAGCAG gTTTGGCAGTGGATTAGCCTGGCAGACTTTCCGGAGGAGGTGTCCCCTCAAGAGGCCCTGGTGGTGAACATGTCCTGGGACAAAGGTGAAGGGGCTGACCTGAACATACCCGAGCCTCTCAAGGAGAAGACAGAGCTGCCTCTGGGTGCCCCTGAGCTGGACCTGGACCTGGAGCTGCCCTTGGAGGACAGGAGACAAGTGCAAAGATGCCCCAAGGCTGGGGCTCTGGGGCCTGGCCAGCAGGATGGTCTGGAGGGCAGCCCTGCCCAGGTGGCTGGACTCTCACTGCTCCTGAGAGACCTAAGGCAGACCCCCAGGTTTGGTTCCCaaggagaaacagagaggagGTCTTACAGAGAGGAAGACTGA